One Cololabis saira isolate AMF1-May2022 chromosome 12, fColSai1.1, whole genome shotgun sequence DNA window includes the following coding sequences:
- the pcsk1nl gene encoding proprotein convertase subtilisin/kexin type 1 inhibitor, like: protein MASLCLLLLSAALIHTTQSLPAARSRARGQDASLGRGGRQRRDLQDLLPYEDQMMSYPIQRSVGGANDLYYQSDSWNGRGLDQALQQLVERDQRREQEEDQRAAYMAALLRLLSEAERAGLVGPGDMEVVEEEDEEDDQGPPGDFQDPSLPDYDDTARGINMGRPPADWWRRMEPQLAQTLLNRMEPQLVQSLPQRGQETSGQSERDTLRRMVARILSSIGPNDAPVGVSSGRRARRDLSVKAAEPLSSAHRRARRSLDDMAPPSPSNDPPLLRVKRLGDEEEEHEERLRTQVTGLQRMKRIDTAVADVEEMDHGSRRRRRRAALNYDPQILIDQIVQYMRE, encoded by the exons ATGGCGTCTCTCTGCCTCCTGCTGCTCAGCGCCGCTCTGATCCACACCACTCAG TCTCTTCCTGCAGCTCGAAGCAGGGCCCGTGGCCAAGATGCTTCGTTGGGCAGGGGCGGACGCCAGCGCAGAGACCTTCAGGACCTTTTGCCTTATGAAGACCAGATGATGTCATACCCTATTCAGCGGTCTGTAGGCGGGGCCAACGATCTGTACTACCAATCAGATAGCTGGAATGGAAGAGGATTGGACCAGGCCCTCCAGCAATTGGTGGAGAGAGACCAGAGaagggagcaggaggaggatcaGAGGGCAG CCTACATGGCTGCTCTGCTCCGCCTCCTGAGTGAAGCTGAGAGAGCAGGATTGGTGGGTCCAGGAgatatggaggtggtggaggaggaggacgaggaagacGATCAGGGGCCTCCAGGGGACTTCCAAGACCCCTCCCTCCCAGATTACGATGATACAGCGCGGGGCATAAACATGGGGAGGCCCCCTGCAGACTGGTGGCGCCGCATGGAGCCTCAGCTGGCTCAGACACTATTGAACAG GATGGAGCCTCAGCTGGTCCAGAGTCTGCCACAGAGAGGACAAGAGACATCTGGACAGAGCGAGAGGGACACACTCAG GCGGATGGTTGCTAGGATACTGTCCAGCATTGGCCCCAACGATGCCCCGGTGGGAGTCTCCTCCGGTCGCCGCGCAAGGAGAGACCTGTCAGTCAAAGCAGCTGAGCCCCTTAGCTCCGCCCACAGGAGAGCCCGCCGTTCTCTTGATGACATGGCTCCTCCATCTCCTAGCAACGACCCGCCCCTCCTCAGAGTGAAAAGGCTcggggatgaggaggaggagcatgAGGAGAGGCTCCGCACCCAAGTCACTGGGTTGCAGAGGATGAAACGTATCGACACCGCAGTCGCTGACGTAGAGGAAATGGATCATGGGAGTCGTCGCCGCCGCAGGCGGGCCGCGCTGAACTACGACCCCCAGATATTGATCGATCAGATTGTCCAGTACATGAGGGAGTga